The following coding sequences lie in one Maribacter forsetii DSM 18668 genomic window:
- the map gene encoding type I methionyl aminopeptidase translates to MIKIKTAEEIELMRESALIVSKTLGMIASEVKPGVTTLQLDTLAETFIRDHGAVPGFLGLYDFPNSLCMSPNAQVVHGIPNNTPLVEGDIISIDCGALKNEFYGDHAYTFKVGEVSPEIEKLLEVTKKSLYVGIREFKVGNRVGDVGYAIQKFTEDHGYGVVRELVGHGLGRKMHEGPEMPNYGRRGRGKKFVEGMTVAIEPMTNMGTKSIKQLKDGWTILTADGKPSAHFEHDVAIVNGKPELLSTFKYIYDALGIVSDEEDEFTSSTMKS, encoded by the coding sequence AGGAATGATTGCCTCTGAGGTAAAACCAGGGGTTACTACACTTCAGCTAGATACTTTGGCTGAAACCTTTATTCGTGATCACGGTGCCGTACCGGGATTTTTGGGTTTGTACGATTTTCCAAACTCTTTATGCATGAGCCCAAACGCTCAAGTGGTACATGGAATTCCAAATAACACACCTTTAGTTGAGGGCGATATAATTTCCATTGACTGTGGAGCTTTAAAAAATGAGTTTTACGGAGATCACGCTTATACTTTTAAGGTAGGAGAAGTTAGTCCTGAAATTGAAAAACTACTTGAGGTCACTAAAAAATCGTTGTATGTTGGTATACGAGAATTTAAAGTAGGAAACCGCGTTGGCGATGTTGGGTATGCTATCCAAAAATTCACTGAAGATCACGGTTATGGTGTGGTACGAGAATTAGTAGGTCATGGTCTTGGCAGAAAAATGCACGAAGGTCCAGAAATGCCAAATTATGGCAGACGTGGCAGAGGAAAGAAATTTGTTGAGGGAATGACCGTTGCTATTGAACCTATGACAAACATGGGAACAAAGAGCATTAAACAACTTAAAGATGGCTGGACAATTCTTACGGCAGATGGTAAACCTAGCGCTCATTTTGAACATGATGTTGCTATAGTAAACGGAAAACCCGAATTACTTTCTACCTTTAAATACATTTATGACGCTTTAGGGATTGTAAGTGATGAGGAAGACGAGTTTACTTCATCTACCATGAAAAGTTAG
- a CDS encoding class I SAM-dependent methyltransferase, whose amino-acid sequence MKKIFKFFLNLVPRPVLISLSYLVKPFFKAYYRGNTYEDPIDGNTFRSFLPYGYESPRENVLSPSTLSLERHRLLWLFLKEETDFFTAPLHVLHFAPEQAFYKRFRKLKNLNYVTTDLNSPLADVKADICNLPFEDNMFDVILCNHVLEHIPDDTKAMSELYRILKPGGWGIFQIPQDLNRSETFEDDSITDKVERAKIFGQYDHVRIYGRDYFDKLRDIGFTVEEIDFTKIMSQEKIDRYRLAPGEIIPVVKK is encoded by the coding sequence ATGAAGAAAATTTTTAAATTTTTTCTTAACCTTGTTCCAAGGCCTGTATTAATTTCCCTTAGCTATTTGGTAAAGCCTTTTTTTAAAGCATATTACCGAGGCAATACATATGAAGACCCTATTGACGGCAATACTTTTCGTAGCTTTTTACCTTATGGATATGAAAGTCCGAGAGAAAATGTACTTTCTCCTTCTACCCTATCTTTAGAACGTCATCGTTTACTGTGGTTATTCCTGAAAGAGGAGACTGACTTTTTTACCGCCCCTTTGCATGTTTTACATTTTGCACCTGAACAAGCGTTTTATAAAAGATTCAGGAAGCTAAAAAACCTGAATTATGTTACCACAGACCTTAATTCACCGTTGGCAGACGTAAAGGCCGATATTTGCAACCTGCCATTTGAAGATAACATGTTCGATGTAATTCTATGTAATCATGTTTTAGAGCATATACCAGACGATACAAAAGCAATGTCTGAATTATATAGAATTCTAAAACCTGGTGGTTGGGGTATTTTTCAAATTCCACAAGATTTAAATAGATCCGAAACATTTGAAGACGATAGTATTACCGACAAAGTGGAACGCGCTAAAATATTTGGTCAATATGACCACGTTCGTATTTACGGAAGAGATTACTTTGATAAATTAAGAGATATAGGTTTTACCGTAGAAGAAATAGATTTTACAAAAATTATGAGCCAAGAAAAAATAGATAGATATCGGTTGGCTCCGGGAGAAATTATTCCGGTAGTAAAAAAATAG
- a CDS encoding FAD:protein FMN transferase, whose product MKKCILVTALVIGLFQSCKQNNEVGVRNQNTGGALGTSYSIISITPEEMDLQQEIDSVFAVINQSLSTYIPESDISRINKGDSSIVVDAMFKEVFELSKTIHHETDGFFDPTVGTLVNAWGFGPGQKISMDSLKIDSLLNYVGLDKIKLDEENHIIKTNPNIYMDFNAIAKGYAIDRLAAMLDAKDIENYLIEVGGELVAKGKNTIKDKFWTVGIDDPEMEGSRATKILIHLEDRALASSGNYRKFRIDEETGKKYVHTVNPKTGYTQQSHTLAVTILAANCATADAYATSFMAMDLDEAFKIVNGNDSLEAYIIYLDEKGETQEFLTKGFKTVVIE is encoded by the coding sequence ATGAAAAAATGTATTTTAGTAACAGCGCTTGTTATAGGATTGTTTCAATCTTGCAAGCAGAATAATGAGGTCGGTGTTCGCAATCAAAACACTGGAGGGGCATTAGGTACTTCTTATAGTATTATTTCTATTACACCTGAAGAGATGGATTTACAACAAGAGATTGACTCTGTATTTGCTGTAATTAATCAATCTTTATCTACATATATACCAGAGTCCGATATTTCCAGAATTAATAAAGGAGATAGTTCTATTGTTGTAGATGCTATGTTCAAAGAAGTTTTTGAGCTTTCAAAAACTATTCATCATGAGACTGATGGTTTTTTTGATCCTACGGTAGGTACCTTGGTAAATGCTTGGGGTTTTGGACCAGGACAAAAAATTTCAATGGATAGCTTGAAAATAGATAGTTTATTGAATTATGTAGGTTTAGATAAAATTAAGTTGGATGAGGAAAATCACATTATAAAGACCAATCCTAATATTTATATGGATTTTAATGCCATTGCAAAGGGGTATGCAATTGATAGGTTAGCGGCTATGTTAGATGCTAAAGATATTGAGAATTACCTTATAGAAGTAGGTGGTGAATTGGTTGCAAAAGGTAAAAATACCATTAAAGATAAGTTTTGGACAGTTGGTATTGATGATCCTGAAATGGAAGGGAGTAGAGCTACCAAAATACTAATTCATTTAGAGGATAGGGCTTTAGCTTCTTCAGGAAATTATAGAAAATTCAGAATAGATGAAGAAACGGGTAAAAAGTATGTACATACTGTAAATCCGAAAACTGGATATACCCAACAATCACATACGCTTGCGGTTACTATTTTGGCAGCTAATTGCGCTACGGCAGATGCCTATGCTACTTCATTTATGGCGATGGATTTAGATGAGGCATTTAAAATTGTTAATGGTAATGATAGTTTAGAGGCGTATATCATTTATTTAGATGAGAAAGGGGAAACACAAGAATTCTTAACCAAAGGATTTAAAACTGTTGTAATAGAATAA